A portion of the Tenacibaculum todarodis genome contains these proteins:
- a CDS encoding acyl-CoA thioesterase, whose protein sequence is MKNINDLIAILDLEQLSENTFKGISKTIGSPNVFGGQVAAQALNAAYRTVEEHRFVHSLHSYFLRAGNLLKPILFEVENLRDGRSFSTRRVTALQDDKAIFIMAASFQIVEDGHDYQKEIITDIAQPEDLLSWTEMVDKYEDILPKPMLSYLSIDRPVAFKPTQILNPFEQKDLPAEENVWFKLKGTIPSDISLPLKHQLLAYISDYPILNAVLKPHGSKAHYGNTQMASLDHSMWFYRDFDFDDWMLFTAEAPNTFGARGFSRGNIFSRDGKLIASVAQEGLIRPKR, encoded by the coding sequence ATGAAAAATATAAACGATTTAATAGCCATTCTAGATTTAGAACAACTTTCTGAAAACACTTTCAAAGGTATTAGTAAAACTATTGGAAGCCCAAATGTTTTTGGAGGTCAAGTTGCAGCGCAAGCTTTAAATGCGGCTTATAGAACTGTAGAGGAACATAGGTTTGTACATTCATTACATTCTTATTTTTTACGTGCTGGAAATTTGCTAAAACCTATTCTTTTTGAAGTAGAAAACTTAAGAGATGGACGTAGTTTTTCTACAAGAAGAGTAACTGCTTTACAAGATGATAAAGCTATTTTTATTATGGCAGCATCATTTCAAATTGTAGAAGATGGTCATGATTATCAGAAAGAAATAATTACAGATATAGCACAACCAGAAGATTTATTAAGTTGGACAGAAATGGTAGATAAATACGAAGATATTTTACCAAAACCAATGCTTTCATATTTAAGTATTGATAGACCTGTAGCGTTTAAACCGACGCAAATTTTAAACCCGTTTGAACAAAAAGATTTACCAGCAGAAGAAAATGTTTGGTTTAAGTTGAAAGGAACTATTCCTTCAGATATTTCTTTACCTTTAAAGCATCAATTATTAGCTTATATATCTGATTATCCAATACTAAACGCAGTATTAAAACCTCATGGAAGTAAAGCGCATTATGGTAATACACAAATGGCGAGTTTAGATCATTCTATGTGGTTTTACAGAGATTTTGACTTTGATGATTGGATGTTGTTTACTGCGGAAGCTCCAAATACTTTTGGTGCAAGAGGTTTCTCTAGAGGAAATATTTTCTCTCGCGATGGAAAACTAATTGCTTCTGTAGCACAAGAAGGTTTAATACGACCAAAAAGATAA
- a CDS encoding SdpI family protein — protein sequence MSPFVYVLSINGLLFLLSIIFYFFPPKKINALYGYRTQKAILNEDIWEFANSFFTKQFVKFSAISFVFALLLVYLKPLISWQPMALMILSLAVSVIKTEQALNKNFDDEGKRK from the coding sequence ATGAGCCCATTTGTTTACGTTTTATCTATAAACGGATTACTATTTTTATTAAGTATTATTTTTTATTTTTTTCCACCAAAAAAAATAAATGCATTGTATGGATATCGAACTCAAAAGGCAATATTAAATGAAGATATTTGGGAATTTGCTAATTCTTTTTTTACAAAACAGTTTGTAAAGTTTTCTGCTATTTCTTTTGTATTCGCTTTGCTTTTAGTGTATTTAAAACCATTAATTTCTTGGCAACCAATGGCGTTAATGATATTGTCTTTAGCGGTTTCTGTTATTAAAACAGAACAAGCACTAAATAAGAACTTCGATGATGAAGGGAAACGAAAGTAG